The Agromyces sp. G08B096 DNA window CGCACGCGCCCGTGACGCCGTGCACCGGCGCACCGCGGTGCTCGTCTTCACGGCCAGGTACGTACCGTTCGCGCGCATCGCGGTGAACCTCGCCGCGGGCGCCGGGGGCGTGCCCCTCGCCCGCTATCTGCCGCTCTCGCTCGGCGCCGGCATCGCCTGGGCGGGCTTCAACACGGCGGTGGGCGCGATCGTCGGGCGGGCGCTCGGCGACCAGCCCCTCGCCGCCGTCGCCGTGTCGATCCCGGTCGCGATCGGCCTCGGTCTCGCGGTCGACCGGCTCGTCGGCGCGCTCGATGCGCGCCGCCGGACCGGGTGACGGCCGAGTGACGGGCACCGGGCGAGGTGGCGGGCACCGGCCAGGTGGCGGCACCGGGCCGGGTGGCGGGCACCGGCGGAGACGGCCGCCGCAGGACGACGGTGGGCCGGGACATCCGCCCCGACCCGCCGTCGCTCGATTGCTCGCGTGCGCGCGCTCGGCTACTCCCCCGCGAGCCCGCCGACGAGGTGTCCCATCGGCCGGTCGAGCGCGAAGGGGTCGTTCACGAGCTCCGAGCGGTCGGTCCGCTCGACGAGCTCGGCGAACTCCTTCGCCCCGCGGAAGATGCGCTCGGGGAGGGAGCGCACGCCGTCGCCGCCGCCGCCCCAGTCACCCGTCGCCGCGTAGACGCCGGTGGTCACCGGGATCGCATGCAGGTAGGTGAACAGCGGTCGGATCGCGTAGTCGATCGCGAGCGAGTGCCGCGGCGTTCCGCCCGTCGCGCCGATCAGCACCGGCAGGTCGGTGAGCGCCTGCGGGTCGATCACGTCGATGAAGCTCTTGAAGAGCCCCGCGTAACTGGTGGTGAAGATGGGCGTCACGGCGATGAGCCCGTCGGCCGACGCGAGCGCGTCGAGCACGGCCTGCAGCTTCGGCGGGGCGAAGCCCATCAGCAGGTGGTTCGTGACGTCGTGCGCGAGGTCGCGCAGCTCGAACGTCTGCACCTCGACCTCGGCGCCGCGCTCGTGCAGCTGGGCCACCGCGTCGGCGGCGAGCCGGTCGGCGAGCTGGCGCGTCGAGCTCGGGGTCGAGAGCCCGGCCGAGATGACGACGATGTGCTTGGTCATCGTGATGCTCCTATCGGGTCGCGGCGGGGCCGAAGGCGGCGCCGGTCTTGGCGGCGGGCGCCGCGGTGTCCTGGTACGGCGAGCCGAGCGTGAGGTTGTCGCCGCGGTTCGGGTTCGGGGTGGCCTGACGGGGCGCCTCGCCGCCGTAGGCCGCCTCGACGAGGTTCGCGTGCGTGGGCGCGTCGGGCACGTCGGCCGGACGGTCCTTCGCGAACTCGCGGCGGAGCACCGGCACGACCTCCTCGCCGAGCAGGTCGAGCTGCTCGAGCACGGTCTTCAACGGCAGTCCGGCGTGGTCCATGAGGAACAGCTGGCGCTGGTAGTCGCCGACGTAGTCGCGGAACCCGAGCGTCTTGTCGATGACCTCCTGCGGGCTGCCGACCGTGAGGGGCGTCTGCGAGCTGAACTCCTCGAGGCTCGGGCCGTGGCCGTACACGGGGGCGTTGTCGAAGTAGGGCCGGAACTCGTTCACGGCGTCCTGCGAGTTCTTTCGCATGAACACCTGGCCGCCGAGGCCGACGATCGCCTGCGCCGCGGTGCCGTGCCCGTGGTGCTCGTACCGCTGGCGGTAGAGGGCGATCATGCGCTGCGTGTGCGAGGCGGGCCAGAAGATGTGGTTCGCGAAGAACCCGTCGCCGTA harbors:
- a CDS encoding VTT domain-containing protein, with protein sequence MDDAAIAALAGSPWLAPALFALVVGDAFLVVLPSETAVVALGALWASTGAPAVWLIVAVAAAGAVCGDGLCYLIGRRVGLERWRWQREGRAGAAIARARDAVHRRTAVLVFTARYVPFARIAVNLAAGAGGVPLARYLPLSLGAGIAWAGFNTAVGAIVGRALGDQPLAAVAVSIPVAIGLGLAVDRLVGALDARRRTG
- a CDS encoding FMN reductase, producing the protein MTKHIVVISAGLSTPSSTRQLADRLAADAVAQLHERGAEVEVQTFELRDLAHDVTNHLLMGFAPPKLQAVLDALASADGLIAVTPIFTTSYAGLFKSFIDVIDPQALTDLPVLIGATGGTPRHSLAIDYAIRPLFTYLHAIPVTTGVYAATGDWGGGGDGVRSLPERIFRGAKEFAELVERTDRSELVNDPFALDRPMGHLVGGLAGE
- a CDS encoding LLM class flavin-dependent oxidoreductase; this encodes MEKHRGAQEGEMQFGIFTVSDITQDPTTGRTPTEAERIQATITIAKHAEEVGLDVFALGEHHNPPFWSSSPTTTLAYIAGQTSTLQLSTATTLITTNDPVKIAEDYAMLQHVSGGRIDLMLGRGNTGPVYPWFGKDIRQGLPLTLENYELLHRLWREDVVDWEGKFRTPLQGFTATPRPLDGVPPFVWHGSIRSPEIAEQAAFYGDGFFANHIFWPASHTQRMIALYRQRYEHHGHGTAAQAIVGLGGQVFMRKNSQDAVNEFRPYFDNAPVYGHGPSLEEFSSQTPLTVGSPQEVIDKTLGFRDYVGDYQRQLFLMDHAGLPLKTVLEQLDLLGEEVVPVLRREFAKDRPADVPDAPTHANLVEAAYGGEAPRQATPNPNRGDNLTLGSPYQDTAAPAAKTGAAFGPAATR